A stretch of DNA from Artemia franciscana chromosome 6, ASM3288406v1, whole genome shotgun sequence:
AGTGTAAAAATCTTAAGTATGAGTTCCACTGCTGgtgaacaaaaaactttaaacccCAGCCATAGCCGCAAACTTTTGGATGGCTCCGATTTTCAATCTTGCACAAAAAAGGATGCCAAAGCACAGATAGTCAAAGAATTGGAAAAGTTGCTCCTCACTGCACCATCACCccttaaagagcaaaaagagAAAGAATTTGAAGGGTTTCAAAAACTGCATTCAAAATTTCTGGAAGATGATGGAGCAAAACTTCaatgggaaaaaattcaaaagttacCTGAAGATTCGGTGAGAGACTATAAAAATTTGGAAGCTCCCAGAGACCATGAAATTACAGACATGTTGAGGAAGTTAGTCGTCGTAAAGTTAAATGGCGGTCTGGGCACGTCCATGGGCTGTCAAGGTCCAAAATCTGTCATTGCAGTCCAGAACAATTTAACATTTTTGGATTTGACTGTTCAACAAATTGAGTATTTAAACAAGAAATACAATGCCAATGTTCCACTAGTGCTTATGAATTCATTTAACACGGATGAAGACACAATTAAGGTGAttagaaaatatacaaatttggaTATACGGATTGAAACTTTCCACCAATCTTGCTATCCGAGGATTCACAGAGAATCTCAAGCACCTATTGCCAGGAATTGCTTAATTGAAGATGACCAAGAAGCTTGGTACCCACCTGGCCATGGTGATTTCTACGCGTCATTTGCCAACTCTGGATTACTTGACAATCTTCTTAATGAAGGATATGAATATTGTTTTATATCAAATATCGACCACCTTGGCGCTACAGTGGATATGAATATTCTTAATATGCTTATGAACCCTCAAAATGGATCTCCTGTCGAGTTTTTAATGGAAGTCACAGACAAAACAAGGGCAGACGTTAAGGGTGGCACACTCATTCAATATGAAGAGAAGCTCCGTTTGCTTGAGATTGCTCAAGTGCCAGACCAGCATATTGATGagtttaaatcaattaaaacattcaaaatctTCAACACAAATAACCTGTGGATTTGTTTGGATGCCATTAAGCGAGCTATCGACGAAAACACTCTTGATATGGAAGTAATTGTTAACCCCAAAACACTTCAAAATGGTGTTGATGTTTTACAGCTTGAGACAGCTGTCGGTGCTGCTATGAAATCGTTTGACAGTGGAATTGGTTTAAATGTTCCTCGTTCCCGTTTCTTGCCCGTGAAGAAGACACAAGATCTTTTGCTTCTGAAGAGTAACTTGTATCACTTCAAAAATGGTAGTCTCACGATGAATCCTCTTAGAAGTTTCCCATCAACCCCACTCATTAAGCTGGAAGATAATCACTTTGCAAATGTGGCCGATTTCCTGCGTCGCTTCGAGACAATCCCCGATGTTCTTGAATTAGATCATTTAACGGTGTCTGGTGATGTTACATTTGGCCGTAATGTTTCATTGAAGGGAACAGTAATTATTATTGCAAATCAGGGTGAAAGAATTAATATCCCCTCTTGTGCTCTGCTAGAGAACAAAATCGTGTCTGGTAATCTACGCATTTTGGACCATTAGTagcagttttctttaaaaagcaTATGAAGAACCAACTTTACTTTATTCCCAAAGTGAAGAGATTCCTCAACCAAAGTCAATTCGAATTCGGAGAAGGACATTCAACAGAAGATACGCTGATGTCACTGAGCTTTTTTGTGAACAAAGCACGTGACCTTGGACTTATTCCGACTGCTATCTTGCTGTACATTAAAAAGCCTCTGACAGTGAAGATCATCGAATTCTACTAAGTAAATTCAATTACATCGGGGCTAAAGGAAAGACACTGGAATGGCTCCAGTCCTAACTTAGCATCCGGTGCAATTACATAAGAGAAGATCTGTTGAACAATATCGTGGGTAACTTCGGAGTGCCGCAGGGATCGATCCTAAGTCCATGTGAATAACTTAAGTCGTGTCCTAAACCCAAATTTCAAGACTTAAAGGTGCTGAAAACTATGCTGCAGTGAAGACATTTCCATTGATGACAGTGACTCTGATGAGCTGGTGGCATTCGCACATGACACTACAATGGCTTCCTGTCATACTGGCATGTCAGCACTCTAGAGTAAACTACATGTCATCTTGGAGGAAACTTACACGTGGATGGATGTAAATCAGCTTGTAACTAGCGTATCGTGTTCGTTTTCGAGGACTGGTTTCATCCAGAGATAACGAAAAGTATGACTTCTCGAAAAACGATTAGGCGACCAGAAACGGGTTTTGCCATGTGTCTCGGTGTAGCTCTGGACAAAAGCCTTTCCTTTTTACACCACATAGAGGCTGTGGAACTGAAGCTCTCTCACAATCTTGGCATTATCAAGAAACTGAAGTACACATTTCCTCAAAAAAATCCTTCGTCTACTTTACAGCAGACTTCTGAAGCCTCATCTCCAGTATTGTTTGACAATTTAGCAGTGAACGTTCAAATCACGCGTCAGAAGACTTGATTCAATCCACAGGCGTCTACTGAAAATAATTAGAAGTAGAGATGACTGTCTCTCCCTTGGTTCACCCTACCGTCTGTCATGCacagtttaagttttaatgttcttcCCCGGGTCACTGACATCTCCTTTCCGCAATCGCTTTAGGTGGACATCTGAACAATATGATCAAAACACCGGTTCTGCTTTTGACATCTGGGTGAGACAAACACCAACGGTGAGCTCGGATGTTTTCCCGGATGTGACTTTCACTCAGA
This window harbors:
- the LOC136027846 gene encoding UTP--glucose-1-phosphate uridylyltransferase-like produces the protein MLRKLVVVKLNGGLGTSMGCQGPKSVIAVQNNLTFLDLTVQQIEYLNKKYNANVPLVLMNSFNTDEDTIKVIRKYTNLDIRIETFHQSCYPRIHRESQAPIARNCLIEDDQEAWYPPGHGDFYASFANSGLLDNLLNEGYEYCFISNIDHLGATVDMNILNMLMNPQNGSPVEFLMEVTDKTRADVKGGTLIQYEEKLRLLEIAQVPDQHIDEFKSIKTFKIFNTNNLWICLDAIKRAIDENTLDMEVIVNPKTLQNGVDVLQLETAVGAAMKSFDSGIGLNVPRSRFLPVKKTQDLLLLKSNLYHFKNGSLTMNPLRSFPSTPLIKLEDNHFANVADFLRRFETIPDVLELDHLTVSGDVTFGRNVSLKGTVIIIANQGERINIPSCALLENKIVSGNLRILDH